AGTAAGTTCAAAGAAAATATATTCATATAGGCAATAGAGGGATAGGCAATAGAGGGATAGGTAAGGCAAAAGGTCATTAGATAGTTTGCAGATGAAGAGGCAAAAGCTAATCAGTTCGCTTATACTACCAGATTGGCAGGATATACGACATCACGTATAAATGAGTTATGTGAAATTGCCCTTCGCCCGCTAAGGAGGTAAATAAAATGCCTGAGAAAAAAGAGATATTAAGAGTCAAAGGAGAGATTAAAAAGACCTATGCAAAAGTTAGCAAAAGTTATTCTATTTGGGAAGGAAGATTCGAGAGAAAGCTTAGAGAAAGAGCATTAAAGTTTCTGGATGTTCAAGAAGGTGAAATTGTTTTAGAAATTGGCTTCGGAACAGGCTTTACTTTAGTCGAGATAGCAAAATCTGTTGGAGAACGGAGTAAAGCCTATGGCATTGATGTAACTCATGAAATGGTTGAATTGGCCAAAGAAAGATTAAAAAGAGAGGAACTTGCAGGAAGAGTAGAGTTATCTGAAGGTGATGCAAGAAATATGCCCTATGAGGATAATATGTTTGATGCTGTTTATATGGTCGGGGTTCTTGAGCTATTTGATACGCCCGATATTCCCAAAGTTTTGAAGGATATCAAAAGAGTATTAAAACCAGATGGAAGACTTGTAGTAGCAAGCATAGAGAAAGAAGGGCATGAGAATTCAAAATTTCTTAGATTATATGAGTGGGTGCATAGAAAATTCCCAAAGATCGCAAGTTGCAGGCCAATTTATGTCGAAGATTCGATAAGAGACGCAGGATATAAAACAATAAAAACTGATGAAATGATGTTGAGTAAATTATTTCCTATGAAATTTGTAGTTGCAAGTACATAAGAGGAGGCGAACAAAATGGGAAAAATGGCTGATATTGATGAAATGATGTATAGTTGTGGCTTGGGAATACTCCACCCCGGCGGTATAGATAAAACAGATGAGATGGCTAGAAAATGCGGTGTAGGAAAAGACAAGAAGGTTTTGGACATAGGTGTTGGCAAAGGTGTAACGCCTTGTTATCTTGCTGAGAAATATGGTTGTAATGTTGTTGGTATTGACCTTTCGGAAAAAATGTTAGAAGAAGCAAGAAAAAGGGCAGATGAAAAAAGATTGGCCAATAAAGTAAGTCTTAGGAGAGGGGATGCCCACAAACTCCCATTCGTAGATGAGACTTTCGACGTTATAATTATTGAGTGTGTAACAACCATACTTGACAAAAAGAAAGCATTTTCCGAGATTTATCGGGTTTTAAAATCAGATGGTGTGGTTGGGGATCTTGAAATGATATGGCGGAAAAAACCTTCAGAGAATGCAGTAAAAGACACCTTTGAAATATGGGAAGGTTTTGAGACTATGACATTGGGAGAGTGGAAAGGACTGTTAGAGAAAATAGGATTTATAGATGTGCAGATAGTGGATTTTTCAGATATGATGCAGGATATGGAGCAGGAAATGAAAAAGGAGTTGGGATTCAAGGGTATGATGAAGTTTGCTGGCAAGCTGATGATACACGGGGATTTACGCAGGGCTTGGAAAGAATATGAGAGGGTTTTCAAGGAACATAAAGAATACATTGGATATGGATATTTTATTGGAAGGAAAAAATAGGCGGGCTTCGGGCGACTCTGCGGAAACCGAAGGTTTCCTTGTATAACCTTTGGCTCGGTCATATAACAAACGTGGTTCTGGCTCACTTCGTTGCACTCGCTCGGAACTTCAGATATACTCAATCCGTTATATGAAATCGGGAGCAAAGGGGGTTGAAATCAATTTCAATAAAGTCAATCATGAAATTAAAGGCCATAGACTCACCACTAAATATTGAAAAGGGACTCAACAGTATCAAATCCGAAATAAATAAAATTATCTTACAATTTGATAATCAAAAAAGCCCATACCTTTTCGGGTTGAGTTGTGATTGCATGCGTTAAGGTGAAAAACATAAACCTCACACGCTTTAGCTAGCGTGAGAGGTTCACGAATACATAACACCGGACTGCTTTCTTCCACCCTGAGCTATCTCTGCCTTGCCAATAACCTTGTCTATTGCTATGATAAAGTCTTCAATAATTATCTTTTCTCTTGAATCTCTTATTGCAAACATACCTGCCTCTGTAGCTATGGCCTTTATGTCTGCACCCGAAGCGTCTGCTGTCAACTCTGCCAGATATTCAGACTCAATATCCGAGTCCAGGTTCATTCTTCTTGTATGGATTTTAAAAATCTCTCTTCTGCCTTCTTTATCAGGCAGAGGTATTTCAATCAGCCTGTCAAATCTGCCGGGTCTGAGAAGAGCAGTATCAAGAATGTCAGGTCTGTTGGTGGCTGCT
The window above is part of the archaeon BMS3Bbin15 genome. Proteins encoded here:
- the ubiE_2 gene encoding demethylmenaquinone methyltransferase, whose amino-acid sequence is MPEKKEILRVKGEIKKTYAKVSKSYSIWEGRFERKLRERALKFLDVQEGEIVLEIGFGTGFTLVEIAKSVGERSKAYGIDVTHEMVELAKERLKREELAGRVELSEGDARNMPYEDNMFDAVYMVGVLELFDTPDIPKVLKDIKRVLKPDGRLVVASIEKEGHENSKFLRLYEWVHRKFPKIASCRPIYVEDSIRDAGYKTIKTDEMMLSKLFPMKFVVAST
- the rebM gene encoding demethylrebeccamycin-D-glucose O-methyltransferase, with protein sequence MGKMADIDEMMYSCGLGILHPGGIDKTDEMARKCGVGKDKKVLDIGVGKGVTPCYLAEKYGCNVVGIDLSEKMLEEARKRADEKRLANKVSLRRGDAHKLPFVDETFDVIIIECVTTILDKKKAFSEIYRVLKSDGVVGDLEMIWRKKPSENAVKDTFEIWEGFETMTLGEWKGLLEKIGFIDVQIVDFSDMMQDMEQEMKKELGFKGMMKFAGKLMIHGDLRRAWKEYERVFKEHKEYIGYGYFIGRKK